TTGCTCTTCATCTTGGGGCATTCAAATCTGAAAATTATCTTCATAATGTGTTGCTTGTAGGTATTGCGCTATCTTCCTTGGCTAATGCTGCCTTAGCTTGGCTTACGTATCAATCTGCTCACACTGAAAAACTTCGTATGATTATCTTTTGGACAATGGGCGGATTTGAATACAGCAATAGCTCATATTTAGTTTTTTTAATTTTTGCTTTGTCAGTCGGAAGTGCTTGGGCTTTGCTTCATCATAAAAGTTTAGATATTGCTTATCTCTCTTCACAGAACGCAAGAAATTTAGGGCTTTCAGTAAAAAGCTTTCAATATCAAATGCTCATGCTTACGAGTCTTATGGTAGCCACAGTAGTAGCAATCTCTGGTCCGATTGGCTTTGTTGGTCTGATGATACCGCATTTTGCGCGGGGATTAGTCGGCGCGCCGCATAAAAAACTTGTTCCTTTATCTATCGTGATAGGCGGCACTTATCTTATGAGTGCAGACATTTTAGTACGTTGGCTATACCCGCCCGTAGGTATTCCCATAGGAATTATTACTGCGTTGATAGGCACTCCTTTTTTTGTATATTTGCAACTCAAAAAGCAGGTTTTTCATCTATGATTTACATTACGAGACGTTTGTATTTCAACGCTACGCATAAATTGTGGAATGATAATTGGACACCAGAAGAAAATAAACGTGTTTTTGGACCTTGTGCTAATGAAAATTGGCATGGGCATAACTATACTTTGGATATTACTGTTGCAGGAAATATCAATCCTGAAACAGGCTACGTCATGGATTTGAAAGAAATTAAGGAAATTGCAGAAAAGCACATTATCTCCAAAGTTGACCACAAAAACCTCACGCTTGATGTAGACTTTATGAAAGGGCTTAATCCTACCACAGAGGTGTTGGCAATGAAGTTTTGGGAAATTTTGTATCCCTTGCTCAAAAGAGAAAATGCGTGCTTGTATGAAATTACGCTCTACGAAACCGAACGACAATGGGTTTCCTATAAGGGCGAGTAGCTGTTGAGGTAGTTTTTTGAACAAGTGGAACGCAAGAACTGAACAAGGTTAGCTTTAGCCCATTTTTACATGCCAGTAAAAAGCCTCATCACGTGCGGAGAGTTTTATTATTTGTGAGATGAATTATTGATATTTTTTTAGGTGTGCCCTTGCCCACACTTCGCTTGCGCTTGTGTGGGCAAGGTTGTCGTGCTTCCGGCTACGTGCGGAATGTCCCTTGCTGACGCAGCAAGGGGCACACCCAAAAAGAAAATTAAACTTTCAAAATCATTTATCAACTTAATATAACTTTGCAGTAAATGCTACAAATACAAGGTCTATACAAACGATATGGTAATTTAGAAATTCTCAAAGATATCCATTTTGAGATACAAAAAGGAGAGGTAGTAGCCCTAGTAGGTGCCTCTGGGGCAGGTAAATCTACCTTGCTTCATTTAATTGCAGGATTGGACAAAGCAGATAGCGGTCAAATTATTTTTGAAGGCGTTTCTATATCTCAACTTTCTTCCAAAGAAATGGCTCACTACCGCAACCAAAAAATAGGACTAATATTTCAATTTCACTACCTTTTACCTGAATTTACAGCACTAGAAAACGTATGCATCCCTGCTATGATACAAGGCAAATCCAAAAAGGAATACCTGCCCAAAGCCAAAGAGTGGTTAGCTTACTTAGGTCTATCCGAACGGATGAACCACAAGCCCAGCCAACTTTCAGGGGGAGAGCAACAAAGAGTAGCCGTAGCCCGCGCCTTGATTAACAACCCTAAGCTCATTTTAGCCGATGAACCTTCGGGAAACTTGGACTCTGCCAATGCCCAACACTTGCATAGTTTATTTTTTCAGCTCTCACAAGAATTTGGACAGACCTTTCTAATCGCTACACATAATCCTGAATTAGCCGCACAATCTCACAGAATACTGCACATCAAAGATGGAAAAATAACTTCGTAAAATCTGCCTTGTCAATAAAAAATGTTACTATTTTTGCAACAATATGAACATAGATTTAAGCAACATTAAAAAAGTTTATTTTATCGGAATAGGTGGAATTGGAATGAGTGCGCTCGCACGGTACTTCAAAGCCCAAGGCGCAATAGTTGAAGGCTACGACCGAAACGAAACTGCTTTAACTCAACAATTAGTAAAAGAAGGAATTAAAGTTTATCATGACATAGATACAGACCACTTAACAGAAGATACCGATATTTTTATTTACACACCTGCCGTAAAACCCGAAGAAAACGAAGAATTAGCTTACCTTATAGCTCAAGAAGCCCCTTTATACAAGCGCGCAGAGGTTT
This region of Bacteroidia bacterium genomic DNA includes:
- a CDS encoding ABC transporter ATP-binding protein, with protein sequence MLQIQGLYKRYGNLEILKDIHFEIQKGEVVALVGASGAGKSTLLHLIAGLDKADSGQIIFEGVSISQLSSKEMAHYRNQKIGLIFQFHYLLPEFTALENVCIPAMIQGKSKKEYLPKAKEWLAYLGLSERMNHKPSQLSGGEQQRVAVARALINNPKLILADEPSGNLDSANAQHLHSLFFQLSQEFGQTFLIATHNPELAAQSHRILHIKDGKITS
- a CDS encoding 6-carboxytetrahydropterin synthase; protein product: MIYITRRLYFNATHKLWNDNWTPEENKRVFGPCANENWHGHNYTLDITVAGNINPETGYVMDLKEIKEIAEKHIISKVDHKNLTLDVDFMKGLNPTTEVLAMKFWEILYPLLKRENACLYEITLYETERQWVSYKGE
- a CDS encoding iron ABC transporter permease; translated protein: MLKWLFFFGLISVIIAYVGLQIGEFSYNTQQIWNSLRHRESEVFIVVWQLRFVRLATAWLCGAILSLCGLIMQSLFRNGLADPYILGTSAGASLGVSLLVLGYLPAYLGIVSYPLFAFLGAITITWLALHLGAFKSENYLHNVLLVGIALSSLANAALAWLTYQSAHTEKLRMIIFWTMGGFEYSNSSYLVFLIFALSVGSAWALLHHKSLDIAYLSSQNARNLGLSVKSFQYQMLMLTSLMVATVVAISGPIGFVGLMIPHFARGLVGAPHKKLVPLSIVIGGTYLMSADILVRWLYPPVGIPIGIITALIGTPFFVYLQLKKQVFHL